One stretch of Thalassophryne amazonica chromosome 17, fThaAma1.1, whole genome shotgun sequence DNA includes these proteins:
- the LOC117529653 gene encoding adenosine receptor A2b-like: MLKDSQLVYMGLELMIACLAVAGNVLVCWAVYLNSNLQSITNFFVVSLAVADIAVGLLAIPFAITISTGFCSNFYGCLFIACFVLVLTQSSIFSLLAIAVDRYIAIKNPLRYNSLVTGRRAKGIIALCWVLSVGIGLTPMVGWNTGANTTSNSSRCPEGMTQCLFEGVVTLDYMVYFNFFGCVLVPLVAMLVIYINIFMAARHQLQLIGLKVAQTPSRAVATLSLSSSRSTLQKEVHAAKSLAIIVGLFAFCWLPVHIINCFNYLCQDCSRSHIWVMNIAIILSHANSVVNPFIYAYHIREFRLTFRRIMHQHILGHKTGHGFGVGSSNDRNDGSSSITRTSFHISKDGSSCSTVVNSYVLDSSPDLNLPAHKGSSNQRTTMFDPSSKSYTTNGHHISALSPTKQQPGIMEFAIQVGQESTTYFRGTTHASRIKDSGSGISFVNVCTLSPTQTHTVFSAELQEAI; encoded by the exons ATGTTGAAGGATAGCCAGCTGGTCTACATGGGTCTGGAGCTGATGATCGCTTGTCTGGCTGTTGCTGGGAATGTTCTGGTCTGCTGGGCGGTCTACCTCAACTCCAACCTGCAGAGTATCACAAACTTCTTCGTGGTGTCCCTGGCAGTTGCAGATATTGCTGTTGGGCTCCTGGCCATCCCCTTCGCGATCACCATTAG TACCGGCTTCTGTTCCAACTTCTACGGCTGCTTGTTCATTGCTTGTTTCGTTCTGGTGCTGACGCAGAGTTCCATCTTCAGCCTGCTCGCTATCGCTGTGGACCGCTACATTGCAATCAAGAATCCACTCAG GTACAACAGTCTGGTGACAGGGCGGAGGGCAAAGGGCATCATTGCTTTGTGTTGGGTGCTTTCAGTAGGCATCGGTCTGACACCAATGGTTGGCTGGAACACAG GTGCAAACACCACCTCCAACAGCAGCAGGTGTCCTGAAGGCATGACCCAGTGCCTGTTTGAAGGTGTGGTTACCCTGGACTACATGGTCTATTTTAACTTTTTTGGCTGTGTGCTGGTGCCCTTGGTGGCCATGCTGGTCATTTACATAAATATCTTCATGGCTGCGCGCCACCAGCTCCAACTGATAGGACTCAAAGTTGCGCAGACACCATCGCGCGCAGTAGCCACACTGTCCTTGAGCTCATCTCGTTCGACCCTGCAGAAAGAAGTCCACGCTGCCAAGTCGCTGGCTATCATCGTGGGTTTGTTTGCCTTCTGTTGGCTTCCAGTGCACATCATAAACTGTTTCAACTACCTGTGCCAAGACTGCAGTCGCTCACATATCTGGGTGATGAATATAGCAATCATACTCTCGCATGCTAACTCGGTTGTAAACCCATTTATCTACGCCTATCACATTCGAGAGTTCAGACTGACCTTCCGAAGGATTATGCATCAGCACATCCTAGGACACAAGACTGGACATGGGTTTGGTGTTGGGAGCAGCAATGACAGGAATGATGGGAGCAGCAGTATTACACGGACATCTTTTCATATAAGTAAGGACGGCTCATCATGCAGCACAGTGGTGAATAGTTACGTGTTGGACtccagtccggatcttaatctccCTGCTCACAAGGGGTCCAGCAACCAAAGGACAACAATGTTTGACCCTTCATCAAAAAGCTATACGACTAATGGCCACCACATAAGTGCTCTGTCACCTACAAAACAGCAACCGGGCATCATGGAATTTGCTATTCAGGTAGGACAAGAATCAACCACATATTTCAGGGGGACAACACATGCGTCACGTATAAAAGACAGTGGAAGTGGCATTTCTTTTGTAAATGTTTGCACTCTATCACCGACACAAACCCACACCGTCTTCTCTGCAGAACTTCAGGAAGCGATATAA